The following proteins come from a genomic window of Malus sylvestris chromosome 4, drMalSylv7.2, whole genome shotgun sequence:
- the LOC126619995 gene encoding uncharacterized protein LOC126619995: MNSNSIPNGASLRGGSRRRVPGIPLINGGRKDDRDHDQDLILFQELQKRENERKIVSLLQPVSDEFEPNGNYQLYRIESAKKGFEIFAQNDKNDYDWLKTPPATPLFRSLEMDTNGPELVVQGEIPILQPLSRFAGGNCNTEAVEPRNGRPKSPKPKPKIPVRRSVTPSQRRSSCSSTGTSVLSKAQTKNRTTPVAVDPRLNQKPATNINIIRPSASVDTRAKRSANYNVVGETSAPVDFLSSSDMAMGLGGVLKMEYSKIKPTGSATTTTTTTSRGVSAASTDHLIVDGFSNEKPANVRTEQRSTSATRGGRGRTSTTPTHLIQSKAAAPATASKPIRRQSCSPSIYSGRKVLEGTIQVQDITSTKIHSSLNNTPILKGRIQTGNNGTQVLGSRMVQRVMNARKEVTHHEEIKDHKKTNPRFLININQNSGFGRMHGTHS, encoded by the exons ATGAATTCGAATTCTATACCGAATGGCGCAAGCTTAAGGGGTGGTAGCAGGAGGAGAGTTCCCGGGATACCTTTGATCAACGGAGGACGGAAGGATGACAGAGATCACGATCAAGATCTTATTCTGTTCCAGGAGTTGCAAAAGCGCGAAAATGAACGCAAAATCGTCAGCCTCCTCCAACCTGTTTCTGACGAGTTTGAGCCAAATG GAAACTATCAGCTTTACAGAATTGAGTCTGCCAAAAAGGGATTTGAAATTTTTGCCCAAAATGACAAGAACGACTATGATTG GTTGAAAACACCACCTGCAACTCCTCTTTTTCGATCTCTTGAAATGGACACAAATGGCCCTGAATTAGTTGTTCAAGGGGAAATACCAATCCTTCAACCTCTTTCGCGG TTTGCAGGTGGCAATTGCAACACAGAGGCGGTTGAACCAAGAAATGGGAGGCCCAAatctccaaaaccaaaaccgaaaatCCCGGTGAGAAGAAGTGTCACCCCGAGTCAAAGACGAAGCAGCTGCAGCAGCACAGGCACAAGTGTATTATCCAAGGCCCAAACAAAAAACAGAACGACACCAGTCGCAGTTGATCCTCGCCTGAACCAGAAACCAGCAACgaatattaatattattaggCCATCAGCATCCGTTGACACAAGAGCAAAAAGATCAGCAAATTATAACGTGGTCGGTGAAACATCAGCTCCAGTGGATTTCTTATCCTCCTCGGACATGGCAATGGGATTGGGAGGAGTGTTGAAGATGGAATATTCGAAAATAAAGCCAACGGGgtcagcaacaacaacaactactACTACTAGTAGAGGTGTCTCTGCTGCCTCCACTGATCATCTAATTGTAGATGGATTTTCTAACGAGAAACCGGCTAATGTGAGGACAGAACAACGCTCGACTTCTGCTACACGAGGAGGACGAGGTAGAACTAGTACGACCCCGACTCACCTGATCCAGTCCAAAGCTGCTGCACCAGCAACTGCTTCAAAACCAATAAGGAGGCAGTCATGCTCACCAAGCATCTATAGCGGTCGGAAAGTACTGGAAGGCACGATCCAGGTTCAGGACATTACTTCTACGAAAATTCACAGCAGCTTGAATAATACTCCAATTTTAAAAGGAAGAATTCAAACAGGAAACAATGGAACCCAAGTTCTGGGAAGCAGAATGGTGCAGAGAGTGATGAATGCTAGAAAAGAAGTTACTCATCATGAAGAAATAAAAGATCATAAAAAAACAAATCCGCGGTTTCTGATTAATATTAATCAAAACTCTGGTTTTGGAAGAATGCACGGTACTCATTCCTAG